The Cryptomeria japonica chromosome 6, Sugi_1.0, whole genome shotgun sequence genomic interval CTAAGCAGTGTTAGAAAGGTTTTTTTATTCACTTATTTTTCTTGTTGGCAGCCATGGTGGTATGTTATATAATCATTCAAGCTCTGTTCATAGTGATAGAATGACAAATGTACAGTACTCATCTAATCCTTAAATGGAGAAGTCCATTCCATGGTGAAAATAGGCACATAAGGTGCGATGAGTCATTACAAACCTAATCATCCCACTATTTCTCACCTAAATACTAAGCATTCAACTTACTTTACTAATAAAACTATACTGAATTTAAACAACCTAGTAAAATCTGCTCATCTTTACACTGTATCTCTTGGTCAATGAGAAATCACCATCTCAGTTTAGCAGGAAAGTACTGCAAAACAAAAGCATAAATGTCAGTTTGATCAAAAAGCAAATTTATATTTTTCTGAATCAAATGAGAACTCATTATGGTAGTAAGCAGTACCTTTTCAATGAGGGATTGATAGTAAGGTTTCACAGCTTCTACATCCACTCTCACTTTGCTCTTGCTGTATAGATCATAGTTGCTGTTTACACACAAACAAATTCATTCATGAAAATAGGTTTATATAGTCAAATTCAGTAAaacatttatattttaatattgtaaGTCTTACTTGAATATTTTGAGCCATTCCAACATTTGGTAATCCTCTTCTTTCATCAAATGTCTGTATTCACCAGCCCGATGCAGAGCTGAATGGAGTAAACCATACAATTGATTTAATTTGTGGTAGATTAGGGTTTACAGTTTGAGTCCACCAATAGCTCAAGAATGGTCTTTGCCTATTGCTTACCATAAAAAGAATGAAATCTGATAATGAAGAGTGCAGCAGGGGGTAATGTGGTGTTGTTCATTTTGGCAACCTGTTTACTCAAATTATATCAATTTTAGCTGTAATCAGATAATGAAAAAACCTTAATAAAGCCAGAGAATACAATTGAATGATGGGACACCATACCATGTGCATGTATTCGTCATGGCCCCATGAAATAATCACGTTTTCCAGTCCACAATTCTCAGAATACACTCCATACTTTGTGTTGTACTTGGGATTGTAGTAATCTGGATTGCCTTTGAAATACTGATCACAATGAAAGATACTTCAGCTTCTAAAAGGGAAATAAAAAGATTAACAATAATGTAtagtttttagatttgattgtatGAGTTTTCTATCTTTTGTTTTCTGTATTCTGATAATGAATCATAAAGTTTGATTCAAGCGACAAGGAAAAACTCCCACAAACAAATCTAAATCATAAAGTTTGATTCAAGCGACAAGGAAAAACTCCCACAAACAAATCTAAAAACAATGAATCTTAATATCACAAACTGTAAAAATTGTATAGTTACCTCACAATGAACTATAGATTTATCAAATGCACATCCAAGTGGAAAGGTGTCACCTAAAATTTTAGATTAGGATTATTAGTGCTGTGAGTAATGGATGCAGTCCAATCCTTCAACCAGTTACAACCATACTATAGCTTTAAGCTACCCTATGATGTATTTTCTATGTAAGATGGAATTGCAAGTGGGAATTTTGATTGAACTCACCTACTACAGCCCATTGAGGTTCAGCTCCAAAACTAGGATGAAGTAACACCTTGCCCAAATCTGCAGACaccatctttttcttttatcaCATACATTACTACAAACATGACTAGCATAATGGAAAGATAACAACTATCATCATCTAGGAGGAAATGATTGCTGGGCTGCTGCACTATCACAAATTTTTTCCATATATTGTGTAATGATCTgtttaatctttattattttaataaatataaattttttacAATCTATTGATGCtgttttttcttgtttttagaTTCGATTGTGTTATTATTTTTtgtatcaatattttggatcacattcggtgatctatcatcaaaatgaagaatGCTAGAATCACAGAATGCGATCCGAAATGTTGATATAAAAAACAACACAGTCTAATCCAGAAGCAAGAAAGAACTGTATTATTTTTTAAATGTGTTGGGAAAACCATAAATTGATACATATTTTTGACCCACAGAAAGCATGCCATTTATGGTGGGTGGAAAATTATTTGCAATCTAGGGAGCCTGGCCAAATTGATACCATGAATGAGTCCAGTCAAATGAAGCCAATCTTCATTGGGATAATCTCTACGGATGGCTTCAGCTGTTTGGAGAAGATGTTCAATTTGAGGCTCATCAAGATCAGGATCAGATTCATCTACAAACTCATTCAAGAGTTCACAGCATTCCCAGATGCTCATCACAGCTCTGTCAAGCTTACCATATTCCTCACGCTTCCTTAAAACCTGCAACCACCACCAAATTTACTCTATCATAGCTAACCAGACACGTTACAAGACATGCAACTGATCTGCGCTTCCCGCAAAATCCAACCTGCCCAACATTGGAAAAATGATCTGAGAACTGTGCCATTTCGAAGGAGGAAACTCACTACGCATCAATTTCTTTACAACACTGatcaaaacttcaaaaaaaaaatgaaaaaaaaaatcttgagaTAGAATGGCCTGACAGCCTTAAGCATTTTTGCAGGACTGGGTAAACCAGAGCAATGCATTTCTTCCTGTTTTCGGTGAGAAATTTCTCAATAAGCAAGACATCTCAAAACCTTTTTCAGTTGGGCTATACTTTACTCTTTCAAAACACTCGTTTCAGAAAAAATCTAACAGTTATGACAACTTACGAAATCATAAGTCTGGTTAATGTGTTGAATTCTGTAAAACTCTTCAACAATTGCTTTCCTTTCGCTTTCCTTTTCATAATCTCTGTAAGGATAAAAGTTTTAGAATGCAATATGAAAAGTATTACTAATCAATCGAAAATGAAGAATCCAtcgaaatagaaaaaaaaaaattaattttgttttcTGCCTGTTCTTTtgttctgatgatggatcatggtttGATCCGAAATATTGACACAATAAAAATTTACacaattcaattaaaaaaaataataataaatcactaTAAACTGTGAAAACTTCATGAATTCTTAAAAAATATATCACCTGAAAGCATGGCCGAATGCATTGCTTTCTGGGGTCACAAATCCACCATCCAAAACCAACTCATTTGGAATGCCTTCTATAGCCTTGTTATGAGGGATGGTAACTTCATCTCCAAGAGGGGGCTCTGCAATATTATGTGGGTATAAATTAGAGAAAGGCAGAACAGAAAAACTCCTGGATTTTTCAAGAACCCAGAAAAAAAACACAGAATGCTGTGAATGCACAAAGAGTTGGTCTGACCTGCTACAGTAATCGTCATGTTTTTTAATACGTACACTCCTTACTGCTTATCACGTCCTGCAAGACAACAACTTTATCCATGTAACCTTGTTTTTTCAACACAATAATACTAAAATTCCTGTAAGCAATATTTCAGTATGTAagtttgttatttttttatatattttttatatgtagACCAAGGCaggttaaaaaaataatttttttattcaggGGAATTATATAGGTTGGTCCTACATTAATGGAGGTTAAAGGTTAAGGGAGACTTCTTCAGGTTTTTATGTGAAACTTCAACTTAAAATGTTATTTTGAGTCTTAAACCATACACATTAGGCAATATATTAAGTCTAGAGGatgttagtcaattctgagtgttCAACACTCATAAGCCTAGaaatgtattcttagtgtgacagcATACATTAAGCAACaaattaagcctagaaaatgttagtcaactctgagtatTTAACGCTTTTAAGTCTAGAAATATGAGCTTAGTGTGTGAAATTTAAGCCATTCCTTCTAGtatatttcatctacaatttcaactTAAGATTTTATTTTGGGGATTCAAACATAGATCTCCATCTAAAGATCTTACCATCTAAGCACAACCCTTATctctaatattatttattattatctatgaatttctaaatttattaataatgcttttatttgaATGTATGATGTATGAATTGAAATAGTACATTTAAATTGACTAagctttttaaaataaattaaaaagaatCAATCTATCATTTTTAACTATTTTATTATATAGTTAAATTTTTCATTAATTAAAAAAAGTTGACATATATATATCAAACTCATATAAATCTTGATTGCAATTGGTCTCTGGATTCAACTGTTTAAGAACTTCTACATCAAGGGTCACACTCCCTGAACCATCATAGACcaattgcaatcaaatatcatagACTATGGaaatctgaaacgttgatgcaaaaaactcaTACACCATCTAACCCGGAACGTGCTCTCTATTcatctgatgatggatcacggagtgtgatcctaaacgttgatgcaaaaaactcaTACACAATCGATTGTGTGTCAATTTttacatcaatgtttcggatcacactccatgatccatcatcagaataaaCAGAATTTAGAATGCATGCATAGATATATATTTTTATCTACATTGTCAAAGTATCACTGAACTAAACAATCCATCATCAATGGCAGCCACAAAGCAGAGAaatcagaaaagaaagaaaaagaaaagtaaagatGGGCACTTACTTGAGAAGGAAGTGGGAGAGTTTTCTCTGCCAGAACACAACAAACACCAGCCTTGTGTTAAACACCAAACACACACAATTCAACCTGGCTAAATGGTCGGCAAAATTTGAGATTTTATAGCAACATTCCACTCCGAAAAAGACAAGATGCCACGTGGATCTGACGATAGCAGTGGGGATCTGTCAACATCAAACCAGCCGGCAATTTGCAACTTGCATTCACGTGAATTGGAAGCGCAACCTATTAAACGTGTTATTATGTTTTACAACTGGCACGATAACGAAAGGCCAATAAAATTTCATTTATTTACAACAAATTACGTACCTGCAATAATTTGGACGGCTTATAGAAATGATCAGATCTGGATTTGAGGGCATTCGCCGACACATGATAAGGCGGCCACGCAAGCACGTTATTTTTTTATCGAACTTTTCTACGCAGATTTCTCTGTTTTTCAATGAAGTTGGTATGAGAAGATATTTTTTGATTCTGTGATTGTAATGCAAGCAAAAGCTTTTCGATTTGCAGTGTCATGATTTGACCCATGAGCTCAGTGATGAGCTCTTACTAAATGGACTATACCAATTTATTTAACTGACAGAAAAAGTTCACGTTTCTGAAGATTCCGTCAGCCTTTTCGTCGTACGTACTCTTTTTGACGTGGACTCAAAGATATTCCGGCGAAGATTCCTCGTGATGGCCGTTAGCATTCTAATAAGGAGTGGTGAAAATCGAATGGCACAATGGCACTTTATCTTTAAGTGTGTTGTATATGAAGATATCCGTTGTTCATTATGAGGACAATTTGAGAGCATACCAGTCCACCACCTAATACATGCGTACGAGTCTATAGGTTGAAAGCTCTTTAGTTAAGAGTCAAATGTCACCTAATATAGGCGCACTAGCTTATAGGCTGAAACCTTTTCAACTAAGAGCCAAGGATTAAGGAGTATCCATTCCGTCAAATTCGTTTGGGGCATGAtcccgacctcatcccttatgatagtTTTTGTCACCTAGTACAGAGGTAGAGCTTATAGGCTAAACCTCTTTAGCTGAGAGCCAAGTGCCCCCTGATATAGGTGCACTAGCATATAGGCTGAAACCTCTTCAACTAAGAACCAAGGATTAACGAGCATCCGTTTAGTTAAATTCGCTTAGGGCACGATCtcaacctcatcccttatgatgtcaagGCCTTGCACTTTGCAATATTTGATCCTTTGTGTAGAGAACgccagtcaactctgagtgtttaacacttttaagcctagaagtctaTTCTTAGTGTGACTACACACCTTAACCAATATATtgagcctagaaaatgtcagtcaactttgagtgtttaacacttctaAGCCTACAAGTATAagtttagtgtgtgtgatttaagccattcccTTGTGTGCTCATTtaaaaccattcaacttcaccagcagACCAAGGGTCCATTGACTAAATGGGCACATTGACTAAAAGGTCAACTTAGATGTGAAACAAgaagatggatgatacctaaagaaGAATGGGAAGATGGAATATGTAGATATTGGACTCAAGAGGTGGTGGAGACAAAATGACATTACATCATGAAGTGTCCAACCTACAATGACATTCAAATCAACTATGTTGTGACACTAAATGCAAACACCTTGAGTAACCTATTTGACGAAAAAAAGATAAGGAGAGTTGCAGATTTCTTAATCAAGATACACAACAAAAGATCCAAGATGTAGAAGGAAAAGGAGGTTTAACAGTCACAATATTTCGTTTGGGCTTTTGCATGCTTCTTTTGCTAGCTATTCGTGGGTCCCATAGGCTATTTGGCCTCTGGacgttattaaaaacattcattcatcatTCATTTTGGGAGGCAAGACAAGACTTCACAATACAACGAACTtcttaaaaaaaacttaaaatactGTATGCAAGCTTCTGAATTTGATTATGTGCAAGATTTTTAATTATCAACATTTGGGATTGAGAGTTCAAGAAGATGTAAAATCACATACATCCGAAAATGTAAATGATTAAATATCATGCACACAATCAAATAAAAAAGCTTACATATAATATTGACATAGAAATCCGATAGCATTAAGaacttaataaaaattattaagAAAGATACTCTTGTTACATTCCTTGAAGATTCCATTTAAAGTTTTTGGCCGTATTATTAATAATTGCTTAAATTTCCTGTGAGTTGTTTTGTACGGTACGGTGTACATAGGCTCCGACATATCTAGAAAGTAGTCCAAATGAGTTGGAATGAATCTGTACCGTACACGATAACGACAAATCTTTCGTAGTTACAGAAGATGCCTTTCGGTGATATTTTGTATACCTAATAAATTTGAAGTGATAAATAGTACGAACTCGTCATTCACGGTCCCTGCACCGTATAGATATTTTTAAGTGCTGTCCAAAAGTTTATGGATGGATAGAATTAGATTTTGAAGTCTATATGAACACTTTTGAGTTGGACATATACTATAAGTATATTCAAAGAATGAAAACTAATTAATCATAAATgtcaaatattataaatattataaattgaAAAGTAGTGGAGGGTTCTTATCATCATCATATCTCTTTTTTAATCTTGGGTTACATAGCCTAGATCTTTTTATCATGTTATTAGAACATTTTTTACATTTTCTTGTCATTAAATAGTAAGAATCATATGGAGTCTGATTGGATCTCCAATTTGAACAATTGGTTGTTAAGGTGAAATGACTAGTTTTTTTTATTTATCACCACCTATGTTAATAAAAAGACATCGAGGATGGACTACCCGCATGAGGAGGACGCAAACCACTCTAACCTATGTGAGGACTAAATGAACTTGCATGTTGGCTACCCAACGAAAGGGAGGACCACCCTCTATCCCCTTGGATGTATAGAATTAGATTTTAAAGTCTATATAAAACACTATTGAGCTGGACTTGTGGCTTTGAAGTTGCACACAAACAATGAATAATTAATCATAAATGTAAACTTGCAAACATTATAAATTTTAAAAGTTGTGGAGGGTTGTTATCATCATCATATCTTTtcttttttcgaaaaaaaaatctttgattaCATGGATCTTTTACATCAAGTTACATGgatctttctatcatcaatattaTATTCTTTAACTAGAACAACATCTTCATTCTCGTGTGGTTAATTAGTAGGAATCATCGTAATTTGATTGGATCTATTATCTCAAGATTCGCTTGTTAAGGTCAAATAACTAGTTTCAACtgaagaaatttattttattcccACCGTTGTTAGTGAGAAGACATTGAGGAGGGACTACCTACATGAGGAGGAGACAAACCACTCTAACCTATGTGAGGATTAAATCAACTTGCATGTTGGCTACTCAATGAAGAGTAGGACCACCCTCTATGTCTTTAAGAATGATGCTTGGAGGAGCCAAAGTGGTCACACCTTTGGTATTGTTAGAGTGAATAGTTGCAAGTTGTCAGAACACATGTCATTATACGTGGGGCATTACCCTAGTCATCCAATAAAGTCTGCAAATGTGCCACCTTCAAGGCCACTTTATTGGCTTAGACTTTAATCTACATTAATACATTGAAATGATTAAAGACCTAGTTTTTGAACTTTAAAAAGTTAGTATCAAAAATTTTTTAACTAAAAAGAATTCAATTCCTATCTTTCCAAATGAGAATTAAATCTTTAATCAAAAAATATTCTTATGTTGAACAAATTTAATAGGGAATTAAACCCCATTCCCTAACACAATATCATGCTATGTAGAAAAGGCTTTGGTCTAAAGGGTTTAAAAATTAATGTGATTAAGATCAGAGTCTTGTGCGCACATGTTATACCAAAATAGATGTTTTATCATCTCAACATGACTACAAAAGGACATCTAGGGCTCAAAAGACCTAGATGAACAAAGTGTTTGTCAAGAAAATACCATAATAGAGTTAAAATTATACAAAGTGTGGTAGCTTGGGTCCCATAGTTGCTTTCAATATTGTTTAAAACCTATGTTTCTCTAAATGAAGGAGTAGAAAGATTGCATTGACCATTAAGTTTTTAAATCATAGGCAAATATCAAGATAGGCAATTGTAGTCTTTTCTACCATATTGTAACTGAAGAAAGAGGTATCAAAATACCATATCTCTAGTCTTTTCACCATAGTTTAGTCTATCAAATGGAGACTATTGATGATGCAAAAAGGGCAAAACATCTATGATAGCCTCAAAAAAATTCTTTTCTATATTATTTAGGTTAAAATTGGCATTTATCTACAACCAAAAAATCCAAGtgaatgtgaaattggaatataaATCATAGATGGATTTGATGCATCATCTAAATACCTTGAGAGAAAGTATAAATCTAAGGAATTTTAAGGAATGGTTTATCTTGGAAAGTGATGGTAGGCGATCATCACATCTAGATTGTTGGTTAATGGAAAGACTAGAGATCCATGCCCAATATCATTCCATAGAAGTAAAGGCTTAATGGCTTCGTGAGCCTTCCAAGTGCTCTTAGAACTAGAAGTCCCAATAATCTTGAAGAGTTTTGttcttttaattttgaatttctctggACTCTAATTGATCCAAAAGTAGATTAGAAAGTGATTAGAAAGCACAATATTTGGTAGCAACTCAACTAAAAGGGAGAAATACCTGGTAAAAGAGAAGTACAATTTCATCAAAATAATGATATGATCAAGTTGTTAAACCATTATGTGAGGCCCACCACACAAGTTTGATCATGCCAACCAAGAGAATGAAGAGTTTTGTATTGTCCTAAGTTTTATTCTCTTGGATGGATAGAATTATATTGTAAAGTTTATACAAACAAATAGTGGGTCAGATGGACTTGTATCTTAAAGTTACACACAAAAAATGACTAATTAATCATAAATGTTAAATTACAAATATTATAGTTTTAAAATTAGTTGAGGGTTCTTATCATCACCATGATCTTATATTTGGTTACATGGATTtttttcatcatcaattttctcCAATCTAACAAGAACAACATTTCCATTCCCTTGTGTCCCACTACACAAGTTGGATGTTTTAATGTTATCTTGAAGTATATTCTCTTGGATGGATATAATTAGATGTTAAAGTATTTTATAACAAATAGTGGGTGACATGAGCTTATATCTTGAAGTTACCCAAGAACATCTAATTAATCATAAATGTTAAGTTGCAAATATTATATATTCAAAACTAGTGGAGGGTTCTTATCATTACTATGATCTTTTCTTTGGTTACATAAACATTTTTCATTATTGATATTCTCTTAGTTAATAAgaaaaacatgttcattccctTGTGGCCAAATAGTATGAACCATCGTAACTTGATCTCCAATTTGAACATTTGATTACTAAGGTGAAATGACTAGTTTCaattaatgaaatttattttgtCCCCACTTATGTTAGTGAGAAGACATTTAGGAGGAACTATCCACATGGGGAGGAGACCAACTAGTCTTAGAACCTATGTAAGGATGAAACAAATATTTATTTTGGCTACCCAATGGAGGGAGGGACCATCCTCCACATGTTTGGGAATGATTCTTGAAAGAGCCAAAGTAACCACACCTTTGGTCCTGCTATAGTGAATGGTTGCAAGTTGCAGGTCCTCACATGCCATTGTAAATGGTGCATTACCCTAGTCATTTAATAAAATCAGCAAATTTGCCACCTCCAAATCCACTTTATTAGATTTTACTTCATTCTACATTAAAACATTTGAAATCATTAAATACCTAGAGTGAACTTATCAAAGTTGGTATCAACAATATTTAGGCTAAAATTAATTGAATTCCTATATTTTGGATGAAAATTAAAATATCTAATTTAAATAAGGAGTTAAGCCTCATTCCCTAACACAACATCATGTCATGTTAAAAATCTTTAATTTAAaagggtttaatatatatatacgaccaagttgttggcatgattggcaagTGAGGATGAGTTGTTGTTTGCATTGATGTCATAAGTCCAGTGTATTATCAAAGGGGAAGTCAGGTTTAATGGAGATAGTCGACACATTCATGACAATGTTAGTATGTGAGATGGTGTGCACAAGCATAGTACATATGTATGTTATGTATAAATGGGAGTCCTAATGAGAAAGTCTTTTGGCTTGTGATGCTGTGAGTTACTGCAGGCTTCATAGTGTATGTGTTCATGAAGGAAGGTGAGTTTGATCTGAATGCGCTTCAATGCAAATACAAGTTTAAGTATTGGATCTAAGCATAGTTGTCAAGTGTAAAATAAGTTACTCATTTGAGTCAAGTTGAGTTCATGTTCTGTGAACAACAAACTTGTGGAGGCTATATGTCATTTGCAAAAAGTTAATGATTGTTAAGGTTATCATCTTCTAACAATGTCAATGCTTACTCATTTGTAAAGCACATGAGCATGAAGATTAGTTTGTGAATGTTGCCTACAATCTATGCTAAGAGTTTTATGCTCTACCTTCATAGTGACAAAAACCTGAATTTGCAATGTTATAGACTGAGAAGTTGAGGATTGTAAGTGGATGATCATCATAGTGCACAACATACTTTATAACATATTCTTTTGAAGTTGTTTTGTGTAGACGTGTTGAAGTTTTTATCTCCTATAGCTCTAGAAATAGGAAGAACAAAAGCGGTGACATAAATAGAAGAACAAGTGACAAAGATTTGTTATGGCACTAAAATAAGTTTAGTGTTTAAGTGAGAAGTTTGTAATAATGTTTGTTATCAAAATACGTTCGAGGACTGTGATAACATTGAAGGTTTAGAGATCATATTATGCTCGGTTTTTAAAAGACAATTTTAGATGTTTAATGACTAAGTCTTTCCTTGACGAATTTCTTTGTAAGTGTTCTCTTCTCAATTCGATAGCAAAACAAAAACTATGTGATGTTCAGATGGTTAGAacaaaatgtttttgaaaaatatCGAGTGTGAGAACAtatccacacaaatgcattcatgatattttTTGATGGAGGCTTGTGCTCTGTGAGAGAATGTTGAATACAATACCATGATTGTGCTCTGACAATGCATATTGAGGAAGAGTTGAAAAAACAATGTATAAGAAGGTTGTATGTTGCCACAATAGGATTGCATTCTTGAAATTATGTCTTTTCTTAGCTAAGTGTTCTATTAGAGGGTTTTGAAGGTTTTGATAATCATAATACCATTTTTTTGAAAAGATACACACAAAAAGGATGACATGAATAACAAAACATCAAAAAAGTTCTATATTGTGCGTTTgctttccattgcatccatgtgttgTGTGAGTTTAATTTTTACAAAGATTAATGTGGCCTAAACATGATCATAGGAGACATGAGTGTAATAGAAAGGAAGGGCTATGTGTGAGAATAGGTTGAAAACTTTGACACCATTTTTGCAAAAGTAAAGCATAGAGATGAAGGTTTAAATAATAAAGTATAAAGGTGTTGGGTAGTAACTCTGTATCACTGTATTTATGTAGTGTGTCTTCTCTTTTCACTAAAAAGTGTGTGAATGAGGTGACTGAGACAATATTCTGAATCTATGTTCAAATAAGGATAACAATCAAGAATTGTGCAGAGGTTGATGCAAAGTTTTCATGATTCTTTGTTCAATGCCTATTTGTTCATGGTGTTTGTTGTTTTGAGTTCTTGTAAAGGGGTGTGTGCTCCTTGGAGTGGGTGCTCCTAAACTTGTAAGGGGTTGGTACTCATAGAATTGGTGCTTTAAATTTTTTGTCAGTGAGCTTGGAGTTGGTGCTCCTAAATTGTAACCAGTGAGGCTTAATGGAGTTTATCTTTAGAGTGGTTTTTTACCCTTCAATGGTTTTCCACTCAtatatttgtgttatgtgatgtacACATATATTGTTCTACTTTCTTATGGTTTGGTTTGTAATTTGATGATGCCAATCTTTCTGCTATGAACAAAGATATGCATGTGGCTCATTGATTGTTAAGTTTTAAtgtattaaatttttttatagaccaatgattcaccccgccctcttaGTGGTCTGGGGtgttccaataattggtattagagtagtAGGTTCCTAGCATAAGTCTAATCAACTTAGGTTGATCTTGGAAGAGGAATACTATTTGCAAGAAGTATAGAAATAAAGTTTCTAAAAAGGTGAAAGGTCTGTTTGAAAAGTAAGAGTTCTCTAATTCAAAAGTTGTTGAGTTTTCTAATGATCTTGATGCCAAAGAATGTCCTATAGAAACAATTGATGAATCTCCGCTCATGGAAGTTGTTAGTGAACATCAAATTGATCAAGGAATCGATGAAAAGGAAGGGATCATCAATCTTGAAGCAGGAATCACCGCCTTAGGGGAAATCAAACACCTCAGACAGGAGAATAAAAAACTCAAGGTATGTCTTCAAGAAAGTATTAAGGCTAATAAAGTGGTAGCACAAAATCTTAATGAATTTGAAAATGTAATTAAATTTTTGAATGTTAAAGTTGTAGAAATAAAAAgggttgaaggagaaaataaaataaaaattaaaa includes:
- the LOC131048063 gene encoding probable inositol oxygenase; this translates as MTITVAEPPLGDEVTIPHNKAIEGIPNELVLDGGFVTPESNAFGHAFRDYEKESERKAIVEEFYRIQHINQTYDFVLRKREEYGKLDRAVMSIWECCELLNEFVDESDPDLDEPQIEHLLQTAEAIRRDYPNEDWLHLTGLIHDLGKVLLHPSFGAEPQWAVVGDTFPLGCAFDKSIVHCEYFKGNPDYYNPKYNTKYGVYSENCGLENVIISWGHDEYMHMVAKMNNTTLPPAALFIIRFHSFYALHRAGEYRHLMKEEDYQMLEWLKIFNNYDLYSKSKVRVDVEAVKPYYQSLIEKYFPAKLRW